In Escherichia ruysiae, a genomic segment contains:
- the argS gene encoding arginine--tRNA ligase, with product MNIQALLSEKVRQAMIAAGAPADCEPQVRQSAKVQFGDYQANGMMAVAKKLGMAPRQLAEQVLTHLDLNGIASKVEIAGPGFINIFLDPAFLAEHVQQALASDRLGVATPEKQTIVVDYSAPNVAKEMHVGHLRSTIIGDAAVRTLEFLGHKVIRANHVGDWGTQFGMLIAWLEKQQQENAGEMELADLEGFYRDAKKHYDEDEEFAERARNYVVKLQSGDEYFRDMWRKLVDITMTQNQITYDRLNVTLTRDDVMGESLYNPMLPGIVADLKAKGLAVESEGATVVFLDEFKNKEGEPMGVIIQKKDGGYLYTTTDIACAKYRYETLHADRVLYYIDSRQHQHLMQAWAIVRKAGYVPESVPLEHHMFGMMLGKDGKPFKTRAGGTVKLADLLDEALERARRLVAEKNPDMPADELEKLANAVGIGAVKYADLSKNRTTDYIFDWDNMLAFEGNTAPYMQYAYTRVLSVFRKAEINEEQLAAAPVIIREDREAQLAARLLQFEETLTVVAREGTPHVMCAYLYDLAGLFSGFYEHCPILSAENEEVRNSRLKLAQLTAKTLKLGLDTLGIETVERM from the coding sequence GTGAATATTCAGGCTCTTCTCTCAGAAAAAGTCCGTCAGGCCATGATTGCGGCAGGCGCGCCTGCGGATTGCGAACCGCAGGTTCGTCAGTCAGCAAAAGTTCAGTTCGGCGACTATCAGGCTAACGGCATGATGGCAGTTGCTAAAAAACTGGGTATGGCACCGCGACAATTAGCAGAGCAGGTGCTGACTCATCTGGATCTTAACGGTATCGCCAGCAAAGTTGAGATCGCCGGTCCTGGCTTTATCAACATTTTCCTTGATCCGGCATTCCTGGCTGAACATGTTCAGCAGGCGCTGGCCTCCGATCGTCTCGGTGTTGCTACGCCAGAAAAACAGACCATTGTGGTTGACTACTCCGCGCCAAACGTGGCGAAAGAGATGCACGTCGGTCATCTGCGTTCCACTATCATTGGTGACGCGGCAGTACGTACTCTGGAGTTCCTCGGTCACAAAGTGATTCGTGCTAACCACGTCGGCGACTGGGGCACTCAGTTCGGTATGCTGATTGCATGGCTGGAAAAGCAGCAGCAGGAAAACGCCGGTGAAATGGAGCTGGCTGACCTTGAAGGTTTCTACCGCGATGCGAAAAAGCATTACGACGAAGATGAAGAGTTCGCCGAGCGTGCACGTAACTACGTGGTAAAACTGCAAAGCGGTGACGAATATTTCCGCGACATGTGGCGCAAGCTGGTCGACATCACCATGACGCAGAACCAGATCACCTACGATCGTCTGAACGTGACGCTGACCCGTGATGACGTGATGGGCGAAAGCCTGTACAACCCGATGCTGCCGGGTATCGTGGCGGATCTGAAAGCCAAAGGTCTGGCAGTAGAAAGCGAAGGCGCAACCGTCGTATTCCTTGATGAGTTCAAAAACAAGGAAGGCGAACCGATGGGCGTGATCATTCAGAAGAAAGATGGCGGCTATCTCTACACCACCACCGATATCGCCTGTGCGAAGTACCGTTACGAGACGCTACATGCCGATCGCGTGCTGTATTACATCGACTCCCGTCAGCATCAACACCTGATGCAGGCGTGGGCGATCGTCCGTAAAGCAGGCTACGTGCCGGAATCCGTACCGCTGGAACACCACATGTTTGGCATGATGCTGGGCAAAGACGGCAAACCGTTTAAAACCCGTGCTGGCGGTACAGTGAAACTGGCCGATCTGCTGGATGAAGCCCTGGAGCGTGCACGTCGTCTGGTGGCAGAGAAGAACCCGGATATGCCAGCCGACGAGTTGGAAAAACTGGCCAATGCCGTGGGTATCGGTGCGGTGAAATACGCGGATCTCTCCAAAAACCGCACCACCGACTACATCTTCGACTGGGACAACATGCTGGCGTTTGAGGGTAATACTGCGCCGTACATGCAGTATGCCTACACCCGTGTGTTGTCCGTGTTCCGTAAAGCAGAAATTAACGAAGAGCAACTGGCTGCGGCTCCGGTGATCATCCGTGAAGATCGCGAAGCACAATTGGCTGCTCGCCTGCTGCAGTTTGAAGAAACCCTCACTGTGGTTGCCCGTGAAGGCACGCCGCACGTGATGTGTGCTTATCTGTACGATCTGGCCGGTCTGTTCTCTGGCTTCTACGAGCACTGCCCGATCCTTAGCGCAGAAAACGAAGAAGTGCGTAACAGCCGTCTGAAACTGGCGCAACTGACGGCGAAGACGCTGAAACTGGGTCTGGATACGCTGGGTATTGAGACGGTAGAGCGTATGTAA
- the flhE gene encoding flagellar protein FlhE, whose product MRILLAILLFPLVVQAAGEGMWQTSSVGVTLNHRGESMSSAPLSSRQPASGLMTLVAWRYQLIGPTPSGLRVRLCSQSRCVELDGQSGSTVAFSGIPAAEPLRFIWEVPGGGRLIPPLKVQRNEVIVNYR is encoded by the coding sequence ATGAGGATCTTACTGGCGATATTGTTGTTTCCGCTGGTTGTACAAGCCGCCGGGGAGGGGATGTGGCAGACAAGTAGTGTGGGCGTTACGCTAAATCATCGCGGTGAGTCGATGTCGTCAGCGCCTCTTTCTTCGCGACAACCAGCATCAGGATTGATGACGCTGGTGGCGTGGCGTTATCAGCTTATCGGCCCGACACCATCGGGGCTGCGGGTACGCTTGTGTTCACAATCTCGTTGTGTCGAGTTAGACGGGCAGAGTGGGAGCACTGTGGCCTTTTCCGGTATACCGGCGGCAGAACCGTTGCGATTTATCTGGGAAGTGCCTGGCGGTGGGCGGTTAATTCCGCCGCTGAAGGTACAACGTAATGAAGTGATTGTGAATTACCGTTAG
- the flhA gene encoding flagellar biosynthesis protein FlhA encodes MSNLAAMLRLPANLKSTQWQILAGPILILLILSMMVLPLPAFILDLLFTFNIALSIMVLLVAMFTQRTLEFAAFPTILLFTTLLRLALNVASTRIILMEGHTGAAAAGKVVEAFGHFLVGGNFAIGIVVFVILVIINFMVITKGAGRIAEVGARFVLDGMPGKQMAIDADLNAGLIGEDEAKKRRSEVTQEADFYGSMDGASKFVRGDAIAGILIMVINVVGGLLVGVLQHGMSMGHAAESYTLLTIGDGLVAQIPALVISTAAGVIVTRVSTDQDVGEQMVNQLFSNPSVMLLSAAVLGLLGLVPGMPNLVFLLFTAGLLGLAWWVRGREQKAPAEPKPVKMAENNAVVEATWNDVQLEDSLGMEVGYRLIPMVDFQQDGELLGRIRSIRKKFAQEMGFLPPVVHIRDNMDLQPARYRILMKGVEIGSGDAYPGRWLAINPGTAAGTLPGEVTVDPAFGLNAIWIESALKEQAQIQGYTVVEASTVVATHLNHLISQHAAELFGRQEAQQLLDRVAQEMPKLTEDLVPGVITLTTLHKVLQNLLDEKVPIRDMRTILETLAEHAPIQSDPHELTAVVRVALGRAITQQWFPGKDEVHVIGLDTPLERLLLQALQGGGGLEPGLADRLLAQTQEALSRQEMLGAPPVLLVNHALRPLLSRFLRRSLPQLVVLSNLELSDNRQIRMTATIGGK; translated from the coding sequence ATGAGTAATCTGGCCGCGATGCTGCGCCTGCCCGCAAACCTGAAATCGACACAGTGGCAGATCCTTGCCGGACCTATTTTGATCCTGCTGATCTTGTCGATGATGGTGCTGCCACTGCCCGCATTCATTCTCGACCTGCTGTTCACTTTCAACATTGCCTTGTCGATTATGGTGTTGCTGGTGGCGATGTTTACCCAGCGCACGCTTGAGTTTGCCGCGTTTCCGACCATTCTGTTGTTTACCACGCTGCTGCGTCTGGCGCTTAATGTGGCTTCCACGCGTATCATTTTGATGGAAGGGCATACTGGCGCGGCGGCGGCAGGGAAGGTGGTTGAAGCATTTGGTCATTTTCTCGTGGGCGGTAACTTTGCCATCGGCATTGTGGTGTTTGTCATCCTCGTGATCATCAACTTTATGGTCATTACCAAAGGTGCCGGACGTATCGCGGAAGTGGGTGCGCGCTTTGTTCTCGACGGAATGCCAGGAAAACAGATGGCGATTGATGCCGACCTCAACGCTGGCCTGATTGGCGAAGATGAAGCAAAAAAGCGACGTTCAGAAGTGACCCAGGAAGCTGATTTTTACGGCTCAATGGACGGGGCGAGTAAGTTTGTCCGTGGTGACGCCATCGCCGGGATCCTCATCATGGTCATTAACGTTGTTGGCGGATTGCTGGTTGGGGTGTTGCAACATGGCATGAGTATGGGTCATGCAGCGGAAAGTTATACGCTGTTGACCATCGGTGATGGTCTGGTCGCGCAAATACCTGCGCTGGTTATTTCTACCGCTGCGGGGGTTATCGTTACGCGAGTCAGTACCGATCAGGACGTTGGCGAGCAGATGGTGAATCAGCTTTTCAGTAACCCCAGCGTCATGTTGTTAAGTGCCGCAGTGCTCGGTTTACTGGGGCTGGTGCCGGGAATGCCAAACCTGGTATTTTTACTGTTCACAGCGGGATTGCTGGGGCTGGCATGGTGGGTTCGTGGACGTGAACAAAAAGCGCCCGCTGAACCGAAACCAGTGAAGATGGCGGAAAATAATGCCGTTGTCGAAGCGACCTGGAACGATGTGCAACTGGAAGATTCTCTGGGAATGGAAGTGGGTTATCGGCTGATTCCGATGGTCGATTTTCAGCAGGATGGCGAGTTGCTTGGTCGTATTCGCAGTATTCGCAAGAAATTTGCTCAGGAGATGGGCTTTCTACCGCCAGTGGTGCACATCCGCGACAATATGGATCTACAGCCTGCCCGCTATCGTATCTTGATGAAAGGCGTTGAGATTGGCAGTGGTGATGCTTATCCGGGGCGCTGGCTGGCCATTAACCCAGGAACAGCCGCCGGGACGCTACCCGGTGAAGTGACTGTCGATCCGGCATTTGGACTTAATGCTATCTGGATCGAAAGTGCGCTAAAAGAACAAGCGCAGATTCAGGGATATACGGTGGTTGAAGCCAGTACAGTGGTGGCAACGCATCTTAACCACCTCATTAGTCAACATGCCGCAGAACTGTTTGGTCGTCAGGAGGCGCAGCAGTTACTGGATCGCGTGGCGCAGGAGATGCCAAAACTGACGGAGGATTTGGTTCCTGGCGTTATCACGCTTACCACGCTGCATAAAGTGCTACAAAACCTGCTTGATGAAAAAGTACCGATCCGCGATATGCGCACCATTCTTGAAACACTGGCGGAACATGCGCCTATCCAGAGCGATCCGCATGAATTAACCGCCGTCGTGCGCGTGGCGCTGGGGCGGGCAATTACTCAGCAGTGGTTCCCCGGTAAAGATGAAGTTCACGTTATTGGTCTGGACACGCCACTGGAGCGTTTACTGTTACAGGCGTTGCAGGGCGGTGGCGGACTGGAACCGGGGCTGGCGGATCGTTTGCTGGCACAGACCCAGGAAGCATTATCCCGTCAGGAGATGCTGGGTGCGCCGCCAGTACTGTTGGTGAACCACGCGCTGCGTCCGCTATTGTCTCGCTTTCTGCGCCGTAGCCTGCCGCAACTGGTGGTGCTGTCGAATCTCGAACTCTCTGATAACCGGCAGATTCGGATGACGGCGACTATTGGGGGTAAATAA
- the flhB gene encoding flagellar biosynthesis protein FlhB translates to MSDESDDKTEAPTPHRLEKAREEGQILRSRELTSLLILLVGVCVIWFGGASLARRLSGMLSAGLHFDHSIINDPNLILGQIILLIREAMLALLPLISGVVLVALISPVMLGGLVFSGKSLQPKFSKLNPLPGIKRIFSAQTGAELLKAILKSTLVGCVTGFYLWHHWPQMMRLMAQSPITAMANAMDVVGLCALLVVLGVIPMVGFDVFFQIFSHLKKLRMSRQDIRDEFKQSEGDPHVKGRIRQMQRAAARRRMMADVPKADVIVNNPTHYSVALQYDENKMSAPKVVAKGAGLVALRIREIAAENNVPTLEAPPLARALYRHAEIGQQIPGQLYAAVAEVLAWVWQLKRWRLAGGQRPEQPTHLPVPEALDFINEKPSHE, encoded by the coding sequence GTGTCTGACGAGAGCGACGACAAAACAGAAGCTCCCACACCTCACCGACTTGAAAAAGCGCGGGAAGAGGGGCAGATCCTGCGCTCCCGTGAGCTGACCTCACTGCTCATTTTACTGGTGGGCGTGTGTGTTATTTGGTTTGGTGGCGCGTCTCTGGCACGGCGGTTGTCGGGGATGCTCTCCGCCGGGCTGCATTTTGATCACAGCATCATCAATGACCCCAACCTCATTCTCGGACAGATTATTTTGCTGATCAGAGAAGCCATGCTTGCACTGTTGCCGCTGATTAGCGGTGTGGTGCTGGTGGCGCTTATTTCGCCGGTCATGCTGGGGGGGCTGGTATTTAGTGGTAAATCATTGCAACCGAAGTTTTCCAAACTCAACCCACTACCGGGCATTAAACGTATTTTCTCGGCGCAAACTGGCGCGGAGCTGCTGAAAGCTATCCTGAAATCTACACTGGTTGGCTGCGTTACTGGCTTTTATCTCTGGCATCACTGGCCGCAGATGATGCGCTTAATGGCGCAGTCACCCATTACCGCAATGGCTAACGCGATGGATGTTGTGGGGTTGTGTGCACTTTTAGTGGTGCTTGGTGTCATTCCGATGGTGGGATTTGACGTCTTTTTTCAAATTTTCAGCCACCTGAAAAAGCTGCGTATGTCACGGCAGGATATTCGTGATGAGTTCAAACAAAGCGAAGGCGATCCGCATGTCAAAGGGCGAATTCGTCAGATGCAGCGTGCTGCCGCGCGGCGTCGGATGATGGCCGATGTGCCGAAAGCGGACGTCATTGTTAATAACCCAACTCACTACTCAGTGGCATTGCAGTATGACGAAAACAAAATGAGCGCGCCGAAAGTTGTTGCTAAAGGCGCGGGGCTGGTGGCGTTACGCATTCGTGAAATCGCCGCTGAAAATAACGTCCCGACTCTTGAAGCGCCGCCGCTGGCGCGCGCGCTGTATCGACACGCAGAAATCGGCCAACAAATTCCCGGTCAACTGTATGCCGCCGTGGCGGAAGTGCTGGCCTGGGTCTGGCAACTGAAACGCTGGCGTCTGGCCGGTGGACAACGTCCTGAACAGCCCACTCATCTTCCGGTGCCGGAAGCCCTGGATTTTATCAACGAGAAACCGTCCCATGAGTAA
- the cheZ gene encoding protein phosphatase CheZ — protein sequence MMQPSIKPADEHAAGDIIARIGSLTRMLRDSLRELGLDQAIAEAAEAIPDARDRLFYVVQMTAQAAERALNSVEASQPHQDEMEESAKALTQRWDDWFADPIDLADARELVTDTRQFLADVPAHTSFTNAQLLEIMMAQDFQDLTGQVIKRMMDVIQEIERQLLMVLLENIPEQDARPKRENQSLLNGPQVDTSKAGVVASQDQVDDLLDSLGF from the coding sequence ATGATGCAACCATCAATCAAACCTGCTGATGAACATGCAGCCGGCGATATCATTGCGCGCATCGGCAGCCTGACGCGTATGCTGCGTGACAGCCTGCGCGAGCTGGGACTGGATCAGGCGATAGCCGAAGCTGCGGAAGCTATCCCTGATGCCCGCGATCGCTTGTTCTACGTTGTGCAGATGACTGCGCAGGCCGCAGAGCGGGCGCTGAATAGCGTTGAGGCGTCGCAACCGCATCAGGATGAAATGGAGGAATCGGCAAAAGCATTAACCCAACGCTGGGATGACTGGTTCGCCGATCCGATTGACCTTGCCGACGCCCGTGAACTGGTGACAGATACGCGGCAATTTCTGGCGGATGTGCCCGCTCATACCAGCTTCACAAACGCGCAGTTACTGGAAATTATGATGGCGCAGGATTTTCAGGATCTCACCGGGCAGGTGATTAAACGGATGATGGATGTGATTCAGGAAATTGAACGCCAGTTGTTGATGGTGCTGCTGGAAAATATCCCGGAACAGGATGCGCGTCCGAAACGTGAAAACCAGAGTTTGCTTAACGGACCACAGGTCGATACCAGCAAAGCCGGTGTGGTTGCCAGTCAGGATCAGGTGGACGATTTGTTGGATAGTCTTGGGTTTTGA
- the cheY gene encoding chemotaxis response regulator CheY, giving the protein MADKELKFLVVDDFSTMRRIVRNLLKELGFNNVEEAEDGADALNKLQAGGYGFVISDWNMPNMDGLELLKTIRADGAMSALPVLMVTAEAKKENIIAAAQAGASGYVVKPFTAATLEEKLNKIFEKLGM; this is encoded by the coding sequence ATGGCGGATAAAGAACTTAAATTTTTGGTTGTGGATGACTTTTCCACCATGCGACGCATTGTGCGTAACCTGCTGAAAGAGCTGGGTTTCAACAATGTTGAGGAAGCGGAAGATGGCGCTGATGCTCTCAACAAGTTACAGGCGGGCGGTTATGGCTTTGTGATTTCCGACTGGAATATGCCGAATATGGATGGTCTGGAGTTGCTGAAAACCATTCGTGCTGATGGTGCGATGTCGGCGTTGCCAGTGCTGATGGTGACCGCTGAGGCGAAGAAAGAGAACATTATCGCGGCAGCACAAGCGGGGGCCAGTGGCTATGTGGTTAAGCCATTTACCGCCGCGACGCTGGAGGAAAAACTCAACAAAATCTTTGAGAAACTGGGCATGTGA
- the cheB gene encoding protein-glutamate methylesterase/protein glutamine deamidase, whose product MSKIRVLSVDDSALMRQIMTEIINSHSDMEMVATAPDPLVARDLIKKFNPDVLTLDVEMPRMDGLDFLEKLMRLRPMPVVMVSSLTGKGSEVTLRALELGAIDFVTKPQLGIREGMLAYSEMIAEKVRTASRASLAAHKPLSAPATLKAGPLLSSEKLIAIGASTGGTEAIRHVLQPLPLSSPALLITQHMPPGFTRSFADRLNKLCQIGVKEAEDGERVLPGHAYIAPGDRHMELARSGANYQIKIHDGPAVNRHRPSVDVLFHSVARQAGRNAVGVILTGMGNDGAAGMLAMRQAGAWTLAQNEASCVVFGMPREAINLGGVCEVVDLSQVSQQMLAKISVGQAIRI is encoded by the coding sequence ATGAGCAAAATCAGGGTGTTGTCTGTCGATGATTCGGCACTGATGCGCCAGATCATGACGGAAATCATCAACAGCCATAGCGATATGGAAATGGTGGCAACGGCGCCCGATCCGCTGGTCGCGCGAGATTTGATTAAGAAATTCAACCCCGATGTGCTGACGCTGGATGTTGAAATGCCACGGATGGACGGACTGGATTTCCTCGAAAAGTTAATGCGTTTGCGTCCAATGCCCGTTGTGATGGTTTCTTCTCTGACCGGCAAAGGTTCTGAAGTGACGCTGCGTGCGCTGGAGTTGGGGGCGATTGATTTTGTCACTAAACCGCAACTGGGTATTCGAGAAGGGATGCTGGCGTACAGCGAAATGATCGCTGAAAAGGTGCGTACGGCGTCGAGGGCGAGCCTCGCGGCGCATAAACCATTATCGGCTCCGGCAACGCTGAAGGCGGGGCCGTTGTTGAGTTCAGAAAAACTGATTGCGATTGGTGCTTCAACGGGGGGCACCGAGGCAATTCGGCACGTATTGCAGCCGCTGCCGCTTTCCAGCCCGGCACTGTTAATCACCCAGCATATGCCGCCTGGCTTTACCCGTTCTTTTGCCGACCGCCTGAATAAGCTGTGTCAAATCGGTGTTAAAGAGGCCGAAGACGGAGAACGTGTTTTGCCGGGACATGCCTATATCGCACCGGGCGATCGACATATGGAACTGGCGCGCAGCGGCGCGAACTATCAAATCAAAATTCACGATGGCCCGGCGGTTAACCGCCATCGACCGTCGGTGGATGTGTTGTTTCATTCTGTCGCCAGACAGGCGGGGCGCAACGCGGTTGGAGTGATCCTCACCGGTATGGGCAACGACGGTGCGGCGGGAATGTTGGCGATGCGTCAGGCGGGGGCATGGACCCTTGCGCAAAACGAAGCAAGCTGTGTGGTGTTCGGTATGCCGCGCGAGGCCATCAATCTGGGGGGCGTCTGCGAAGTGGTCGATCTTAGCCAGGTAAGCCAGCAAATGCTGGCGAAAATCAGTGTCGGACAGGCGATACGTATTTAA
- the cheR gene encoding protein-glutamate O-methyltransferase CheR, producing the protein MTSSQPCGQTSLLLQMSERLALSDVHFRRISQLIYQRAGIVLAEHKRDMVYNRLIRRLRSLGLADFGHYLNMLESNQLSGEWQAFINSLTTNLTAFFREGHHFPLLAAHARRRSGEYRVWSAAASTGEEPYSIAMTLADTLGTAPGRWKVFASDIDTEVLEKARSGIYRHEELKNLTPQQLQRYFMRGTGPHEGLVRVRQELASYVDFSSLNLLAKQYTVPGPFDAIFCRNVMIYFDQTTQQEILRRFVPLLKPDGLLFAGHSENFSHLERSFTLRGQTVYALSKD; encoded by the coding sequence ATGACATCATCTCAGCCCTGTGGGCAAACGTCTTTATTGTTACAGATGAGCGAGCGCCTTGCGCTTTCCGACGTTCATTTTCGGCGGATAAGTCAATTGATCTATCAACGTGCGGGGATTGTTCTGGCCGAGCACAAGCGTGACATGGTCTACAACCGGTTGATACGCCGTTTGCGCTCGCTGGGACTGGCCGATTTTGGTCATTATCTGAACATGCTGGAATCTAATCAGCTTAGCGGCGAGTGGCAGGCATTTATTAACTCGCTGACTACCAACCTGACGGCATTTTTCCGTGAAGGGCATCATTTCCCACTGCTCGCGGCTCACGCTCGCCGTCGTTCTGGGGAATATCGTGTATGGAGCGCGGCGGCGTCGACTGGTGAAGAGCCGTACAGCATTGCCATGACGCTGGCGGACACATTAGGCACCGCGCCTGGACGCTGGAAAGTGTTCGCCAGTGATATCGACACCGAAGTGCTGGAAAAAGCCAGAAGCGGCATTTATCGCCATGAAGAGCTGAAAAACCTGACGCCACAACAACTCCAGCGTTACTTCATGCGCGGCACGGGGCCGCATGAAGGGCTGGTGCGCGTGCGCCAGGAACTGGCGAGCTATGTCGATTTTTCCTCGCTGAATTTGTTGGCGAAACAGTACACCGTACCGGGGCCGTTTGATGCGATCTTCTGCCGTAACGTCATGATCTACTTTGATCAAACGACCCAACAGGAGATTTTGCGCCGCTTCGTGCCACTACTTAAACCTGACGGATTGCTGTTTGCGGGGCACTCTGAAAATTTCAGCCACCTTGAGCGCAGCTTCACGCTGCGTGGGCAGACGGTGTATGCGCTAAGTAAGGATTAA
- the tar gene encoding methyl-accepting chemotaxis protein II produces the protein MINRIRVVTLLVMVLGVFALLQLISGSLFFSSLHHSQKSFVVSNELREQQSELTSTWDLMLQTRINLSRSAVRMMMDSSNQQSNAKVELLDSARKTLAQAATHFKKFKSMAPLPEMVATSRNIDEKYKNYHTALTELIDYLDYGNTGAYFAQPTQGMQNAMGEAFAQYALSSEKLYRDIVTNNAEDYRFSQWQLAVIALVVVLILLVAWYGIRRMLLTPLAKIIAHIREIAGGNLANSLIIDGRSEMGELAQSVSHMQRSLTDTVTHVRQGSDAIYAGTREIAAGNTDLSSRTEQQASALEETAASMEQLTATVKQNADNARQASQLAQSASDTAQHGGKVVDGVVKTMHEIADSSKKIADIISVIDGIAFQTNILALNAAVEAARAGEQGRGFAVVAGEVRNLASRSAQAAKEIKALIEDSVSRVDTGSVLVESAGETMTNIVNAVTRVTDIMGEIASASDEQSRGIDQVALAVSEMDRVTQQNASLVQESAAAAAALEEQAGRLTQAVSAFRLAASQLNHKPPLKSQPASEQSPAQSRRRIAEQEPNWETF, from the coding sequence ATGATTAACCGTATCCGCGTAGTCACGCTGTTGGTAATGGTGCTGGGGGTATTCGCACTGTTACAGCTAATTTCCGGCAGTTTGTTTTTTTCTTCGCTTCACCATAGCCAGAAAAGCTTTGTCGTTTCCAATGAACTACGGGAACAACAGAGTGAGCTAACCTCAACCTGGGATTTAATGCTACAAACGCGCATTAATTTGAGCCGTTCGGCGGTGCGGATGATGATGGATTCATCCAATCAACAAAGTAACGCCAAAGTTGAATTGCTTGATAGCGCCAGGAAAACATTGGCCCAGGCAGCGACTCATTTTAAAAAATTCAAAAGCATGGCACCGTTACCTGAAATGGTCGCCACCAGTCGTAATATTGATGAAAAATACAAAAACTATCACACAGCGTTAACTGAACTGATTGATTATCTTGATTATGGCAATACTGGCGCCTATTTCGCTCAACCAACTCAGGGAATGCAAAATGCGATGGGCGAAGCGTTTGCTCAGTACGCCCTCAGTAGTGAAAAACTTTACCGCGATATCGTCACTAACAATGCGGAAGATTACCGCTTTTCCCAGTGGCAACTGGCGGTTATCGCGCTGGTGGTGGTATTGATTTTGCTGGTGGCGTGGTACGGCATCCGCCGTATGTTGCTTACCCCGCTGGCGAAAATCATTGCTCACATTCGCGAAATTGCCGGTGGTAACCTGGCGAATAGCCTCATCATTGATGGGCGCAGTGAAATGGGCGAACTGGCGCAGAGCGTTTCGCATATGCAGCGTTCTTTGACCGACACAGTCACCCATGTGCGCCAGGGGTCGGACGCCATCTATGCCGGTACACGTGAAATTGCAGCGGGCAATACCGATCTTTCATCACGCACTGAACAGCAGGCATCCGCGCTGGAAGAAACTGCCGCCAGCATGGAACAGCTCACCGCGACGGTGAAACAGAACGCCGATAACGCCCGTCAGGCCTCGCAACTGGCGCAAAGTGCCTCCGACACCGCCCAGCACGGCGGCAAAGTGGTGGATGGCGTAGTGAAAACGATGCATGAAATCGCCGACAGTTCGAAGAAAATCGCCGACATTATTAGCGTAATCGACGGCATTGCCTTCCAGACCAATATCCTCGCACTGAATGCCGCTGTTGAAGCCGCGCGTGCCGGGGAACAGGGCCGTGGTTTTGCCGTGGTGGCAGGCGAAGTGCGTAATCTTGCCAGTCGCAGCGCCCAGGCAGCAAAAGAGATCAAAGCTCTGATAGAAGACTCAGTTTCCCGCGTTGATACCGGTTCTGTGCTGGTCGAAAGCGCCGGGGAAACGATGACGAATATCGTTAATGCGGTTACGCGCGTCACCGACATTATGGGGGAAATTGCTTCAGCCTCCGATGAGCAGAGCCGTGGCATTGATCAAGTTGCGCTGGCCGTGTCGGAAATGGATCGCGTCACTCAACAGAATGCCTCGTTGGTGCAGGAGTCAGCCGCCGCTGCTGCCGCACTGGAAGAGCAGGCCGGTCGTTTAACGCAGGCAGTATCCGCATTTCGTCTGGCAGCCAGTCAGCTCAACCACAAACCCCCCCTAAAATCCCAGCCTGCCAGTGAGCAATCACCTGCGCAGTCGCGGCGGCGTATCGCTGAACAAGAGCCAAACTGGGAAACATTTTGA
- the cheW gene encoding chemotaxis protein CheW yields MTGMTNVTKLASEPLGQEFLVFTLGDEEYGIDILKVQEIRGYDQVTRIANTPAFIKGVTNLRGVIVPIVDLRIKFSQVDVDYNDNTVVIVLNLGQRVVGIVVDGVSDVLSLTAEQIRPAPEFAVTLSTEYLTGLGALGDRMLILVNIEKLLNSEEMALLDSAASEVA; encoded by the coding sequence ATGACCGGTATGACGAATGTAACAAAGCTGGCCAGCGAGCCGTTAGGCCAGGAATTTCTGGTATTTACCCTTGGTGATGAAGAGTACGGTATTGATATTCTGAAAGTGCAGGAGATCCGTGGCTACGATCAGGTAACACGGATTGCAAACACGCCAGCGTTTATCAAAGGCGTCACGAATCTGCGCGGCGTTATTGTGCCGATTGTTGACTTACGAATTAAGTTCAGCCAGGTGGATGTGGACTATAACGACAACACGGTAGTTATCGTACTGAATCTCGGACAACGGGTGGTCGGCATCGTGGTTGACGGCGTTTCAGACGTGCTTTCATTGACGGCGGAGCAAATTCGTCCGGCACCGGAATTTGCCGTGACGCTTTCAACAGAATATCTCACTGGATTGGGCGCACTGGGTGACCGTATGTTGATTCTGGTGAACATCGAAAAACTGCTGAATAGCGAAGAGATGGCGCTGTTAGATAGCGCGGCGTCAGAAGTGGCGTAA